The Spiroplasma apis B31 genomic sequence TGTTACTCTGTTTTGCATTTTTATGTTAGTTTCGTATATATAAAAATTCAAAAACAACCAATTTCTGCCATAATATTTCAGAAAAAGGTTGCTTTTTTTTATCTCTTAATAAAATTTCCAAGAAAGGAGAATTAAATAAATAAATTTCCAAGAAAGGAGAGACACTGATGAATACGGTATCTAAAAAACTACAAAAGGTTCCTAGGCAAAAAAAAGAGAAAGACAGTAAGAATCTTAATAAGGCCGGGAATACATTTTGAAATAATTTATTAACAAAACTACAGGGGTTAGGTAAATCCCTAATGTATCCAATTGCATTGCTTCCATTTGCTGCCTTACTTAATAGATTTGGGTCTTTGGGTATGGAACTAAATGCAAATAGTCAAGGGAATGTGGGTTGATGATTTGGTTTCATAATACAAAAACCAGGTGTAACAATTTTTGATCAACTTCCATTAATTTTTGCTATTGGAACTGCTTTTGGTTTATCAAAAGACCAAAGGGGGGAAGCGGCATTAGTTGGTGCAGCATTTTATCTAATTATTGTTGCATTTTTGATAGAAGGAGGGTTGCCTTCACTATTTTACAAAAACACTTTAACTTTCGATGTTCATAGTCTTGATAAGGAGGGTCATCTACAAGTAACAAAAAGTTTATCTGAATTATTTTATGTACCAAATTGAGGTAGGTTAGAAGGTTATGACGGCCTTTACCGAACAGGTGGAACTTATATATTAAATATAGGTGTACTTGGGGGGATTGTTGCTGGTTGTCTTTCTGCATACTCATACAATAAATTTAGAAATATCAAATTACCCCATTCACTAGCATTTTTTGGAGGTCGTAGATTTGTACCTATGATTGTGATGGTTGCCTCTATTCCTGTAGCATTCTCATTTGCTATTATTTGACCTTGATTCCAATATGGGTTAGTTTCATTTGGTAAAGCTATTTCAAATGATGCATTCGCTATACCGGGAGCATTTTTCTACGCATTTATAAATAGATTAGTTCAACCAACTGGGCTACATCACATTATCAACACATTTCTATGATTCCAAATGCCAATAGATGGTCATTTAGTTGATTTTAGTGGTAAGTTCATAGTTTATAATGATATATTTTTAGAAAATCATGAAATAAATAGCGAGTATTTATTTAAATTAGGAGCATTAATAAATAAAACTATTACAACCGAGAATTATCAAGAATTCATATCTGTAAGAGATCAAGCTCTCCCATCAGGTATGTTAAGTAATAGTAATGGATCTTACACAATTTTTGGAGATATTAATGCTTTCCAAAAATCAATGGTTTCAGGTAACTTCCAAACAGGTTACTTCCCTATGTTCTGAGGTGGATTACCTGGTGCTGCCTTAGCGATGATATATTGTGCTAAGAAAGAGAAACGTAAAGAGACTGCAACCTTTTTAATTGGTGTAGCCACTGTTGCTGCTCTAACTGGTATTGACGAACCGTTGATATTTGCGTTCATATTTGTAGGACCAATTCTATGAGTTGTTAATGCACTATTTACTTCAATATTTGCTGCAATAGCAATAGCAATGCATATGCACATCGGATTTGGTTTCTCTGGTGGATTTATCGATTATGTAATCTCCTTTGCAAACTCATGAGGAATGAGTAAATACGAAGGAAATGTAAACGGGGCATTTTATGGTGTTATCTCTAACCCGTTATGGATGTTTGCGTTAGCTGGATTGGCTTTCCCAACATACTTCTTTACTTTCTCATTTATAATCAAAAAAATGAACATTATGACACCTGGTCGTGAAAACAGTTCAAATAATGGAGAAGTTATTAATCAAAAACCAGTTAGCAAAGAAACTAAGTCGGATAAATACAGTAATATGGCTAAAAAAATAGTTGATATTATAGGTATAGATAACATAAAAAAAGTGGATAATTGTGCAACAAGACTTCGATTTGAAGTTATTGATAATAAGACCAACATTGACGATAAGCTTTTTAAAGAAGCTGGATGTTATGGTGTTAAAAGGCTCGGTAATTCTAATCTACAAGTGATAATTGGCACCGATGTTGAACATGTAGCAGATATTATTCACGATTTAACAGGAAAATAAAAAGGACTTTAAACACAACATATGTTGTGTTTTTTTATAAGCTAACAAAATAATCAATAACAAACTACTACTATATAACACTAAGTGATATAATGGTTTTGTTAGACAAAAGGAGAATAATAATATATGAAAATTTATAACTTAAAAGACAAAATGAAGCGCACAAAAGTTATTACTACAGTTGGACCATCAGTTCATACTAAAGAGGCAATTAAAGAACTTTACGATAAAGGTATGACTACAATACGTTTAAACTTCTCACATGCTGATTTTTCAGAACATGGTGAAAGATTTGAATGAGTCAAGGAGTTAAGAAAAGAACATAAACTTCCAATCTCAATTCTATTAGATACAAAAGGACCTGAAATCCGTGTAGGTAAAATGAAAGATGGAAAACAAGAAATTAAAGCAGGAACAGAAGTAACTGTTTATACAAACCCAGAAGACTTTAAAACAAGGGAATGTGGACCTACTGAGTTACAAATGTCTTATGATATGTCACAAGATGTTAAAGTGGGAGATGTTGTTTTAGTAGACGACGGGAAACTTACTATGCACGTTACAGATGTAAAACCTGGATTAGTGATGTGTAAAGCATTTAATAATCACGTTGTAAAAACAAACAAACGTGTTAACCTTCCGGGTGTTGATTTCACTCTTCCTTTTTTGGCTGAAAAAGACTATAACGATATCAAATTCGGTATTGAAAATAATATAGATTATATTGCAGCCTCATTCGTTAATACTGCTGATAATGTAAAAGAAATCAGAAATATTTTAAAAGAAAATAACGCAGAGCATATTCAAATTATTTCAAAAATAGAATCACAAATTGGAATTGATAATATTGATTCAATTATTGATGCAAGTGATGGAATAATGATCGCTCGTGGTGATCTAGGTTTAGAAATTCCTTATTATGAAGTTCCATTCCAAGAAAAAAGAATAATCAGAAAATGTCGTGAAAAAGGTAAACTAGTAATAGTTGCAACACAAATGTTAGAATCTATGACTGATAATCCTCAACCAACAAGAGCAGAAGTAACAGATGTTTATTATGCAACCGAATTAGGTTCAGATGCAACAATGTTAAGTGGTGAATCAGCTAATGGTGATTATCCATTCATAACAACTGAAAC encodes the following:
- a CDS encoding PTS transporter subunit EIIC codes for the protein MNTVSKKLQKVPRQKKEKDSKNLNKAGNTFWNNLLTKLQGLGKSLMYPIALLPFAALLNRFGSLGMELNANSQGNVGWWFGFIIQKPGVTIFDQLPLIFAIGTAFGLSKDQRGEAALVGAAFYLIIVAFLIEGGLPSLFYKNTLTFDVHSLDKEGHLQVTKSLSELFYVPNWGRLEGYDGLYRTGGTYILNIGVLGGIVAGCLSAYSYNKFRNIKLPHSLAFFGGRRFVPMIVMVASIPVAFSFAIIWPWFQYGLVSFGKAISNDAFAIPGAFFYAFINRLVQPTGLHHIINTFLWFQMPIDGHLVDFSGKFIVYNDIFLENHEINSEYLFKLGALINKTITTENYQEFISVRDQALPSGMLSNSNGSYTIFGDINAFQKSMVSGNFQTGYFPMFWGGLPGAALAMIYCAKKEKRKETATFLIGVATVAALTGIDEPLIFAFIFVGPILWVVNALFTSIFAAIAIAMHMHIGFGFSGGFIDYVISFANSWGMSKYEGNVNGAFYGVISNPLWMFALAGLAFPTYFFTFSFIIKKMNIMTPGRENSSNNGEVINQKPVSKETKSDKYSNMAKKIVDIIGIDNIKKVDNCATRLRFEVIDNKTNIDDKLFKEAGCYGVKRLGNSNLQVIIGTDVEHVADIIHDLTGK
- the pyk gene encoding pyruvate kinase, yielding MKIYNLKDKMKRTKVITTVGPSVHTKEAIKELYDKGMTTIRLNFSHADFSEHGERFEWVKELRKEHKLPISILLDTKGPEIRVGKMKDGKQEIKAGTEVTVYTNPEDFKTRECGPTELQMSYDMSQDVKVGDVVLVDDGKLTMHVTDVKPGLVMCKAFNNHVVKTNKRVNLPGVDFTLPFLAEKDYNDIKFGIENNIDYIAASFVNTADNVKEIRNILKENNAEHIQIISKIESQIGIDNIDSIIDASDGIMIARGDLGLEIPYYEVPFQEKRIIRKCREKGKLVIVATQMLESMTDNPQPTRAEVTDVYYATELGSDATMLSGESANGDYPFITTETMSTINKRAEIEFYTKLYYEKQLENARNTTSGKRADIANQLANTTMDGKYEYAVVASRTGELLKTISKFRPNVTILGVTDDEKLWTSFGVWHSIFMSKVENFDDFLNDEKAVSEIAKSWGAKSGEKILFVRNENIKEISVL